In one window of Pristiophorus japonicus isolate sPriJap1 chromosome 9, sPriJap1.hap1, whole genome shotgun sequence DNA:
- the LOC139273584 gene encoding gastrula zinc finger protein XlCGF57.1-like, producing MEKPWECGDCGKRFNSLSELETHRCSYTGEKPFNCSECGKGFTLTSHLLTHQRVHTRERPFTCTECGKGFTYPSHLLTHQRVHTGERPFTCSVCGKGFAQSSNLLTHQRIHTGERPFTCSVCGEGFTQSCNLLTHQRMHTGERPFTCSVCGKGFSLSSLLLRHQRVHTGERPFSCSMCGKGFTNSSYLLKHQRVHTGERPFICSECGKGFTDSSNLLTHQYTHRRKTVPLLSV from the coding sequence atggagaaaccatgggaatgtggggactgtgggaagagattcaattctctgtctgagctggaaactcatcgatgcagttacactggggagaagccgttcaactgctccgagtgtgggaagggattcacactgacatcccacctgctgacacaccagcgagttcacactcgggagagaccgttcacctgcaccgagtgtgggaagggattcacttacccatcccacctgctgacacaccagcgagttcacactggggagaggccgttcacctgctccgtgtgtgggaagggattcgctcagtcatccaacctgctgacacaccagcgaattcacactggggagagaccgttcacctgctccgtgtgtggggagggattcactcagtcatgcaatctgctgacacaccagcgaatgcaTACTGGGGAAAGACCGTTCACTTGCtcggtgtgtgggaagggattctcattGTCGTCCCTACTGTTgagacaccagcgggttcacaccggggagaggccgttcagctgctcaatgtgtgggaagggattcactaattcatcctacctgctgaaacaccagcgagttcacactggggagaggccgttcatctgctccgaatgtgggaagggattcactgattcatccaacctgctgacacaccaatatACTCACCGGAGAAAGACTGTTCCCCTGCTCAGTGTGTGA